A genomic region of Sylvia atricapilla isolate bSylAtr1 chromosome 19, bSylAtr1.pri, whole genome shotgun sequence contains the following coding sequences:
- the AMBP gene encoding protein AMBP codes for MIIWGLLSLLLFAVAHGTPIGDQDEDIQVQENFEVERMYGKWFDIAVGTTCKWMKNYKEKFNMGTLVLGPGLSANQISTTSTRLRQGDCTQVSGEYQKTSTPGKYTYYNPKWDVSIQSYVLRTNYEEYAVILMEKKSSFGPSTTLKLYGRSPELREDLIESFRQLALEMGIPEDSIFILANRGECVPQEIENVPQRARRAVLPLEEGSAAGPLPTYIGNKEDSCRLSQDPGPCSGMLSRFFYNSSSMACETFLYGGCLGNGNNFYSEKECLQACRTEAACRLPIVQGPCQELVTRWAFDAAQGKCITFSYGGCKGNGNQFYSEKECKEYCGASQLAEDEEFLHLSS; via the exons ATGATTATCTGGggtctcctttcccttctcctcttcgCTGTGGCTCACGGAACCCCCATCGGAGATCAGGATGAAGATATCCAAGTGCAGGAGAATTTTGAAGTTGAACGG atGTATGGGAAGTGGTTTGACATCGCCGTCGGCACGACCTGCAAATGGATGAAGAACTACAAGGAGAAGTTCAACATGGGCACTCTGGTGCTGGGCCCTGGCCTCAGTGCCAACCAGATCAGCACTACCAGCACCAGGCTGCG gcAAGGTGACTGCACACAAGTCTCAGGGGAGTACCAGAAGACCAGCACCCCTGGGAAATACACCTACTACAACCCCA AATGGGATGTGTCTATCCAGTCCTATGTGCTCCGTACCAACTATGAAGAATATGCTGTCATTCtgatggagaagaaaagcagttttggtCCAAGCACCACCTTGAAGCTGTATG GGAGGAGCCCGGAGCTGCGGGAGGACCTCATTGAGTCTTTCCGTCAGTTGGCTCTGGAGATGGGCATCCCTGAAGACTCCATCTTCATCCTGGCCAACAGAG GTGAATGTGTTCCTCAGGAGATTGAAAATGTTCCCCAG AGGGCACGGAGAGCAGTCCTGCCCCTGGAGGAGGGCTCAGCCGCAGGACCCCTGCCCACTTACATTGGCAATAAGGAAG ACTCGTGCCGGCTGAGCCAGGATCCCGGGCCCTGCAGCGGGATGCTCTCCCGCTTCTTCTACAACTCCTCCTCAATGGCCTGTGAAACTTTCCTCTACGGAGGCTGTCTGGGCAATGGCAACAACTTCTACTCAGAAAAGGAGTGTCTGCAGGCATGCCGGACCGAGG ctgcctgcaggctgcCCATTGTCCAGGGTCCCTGCCAAGAATTGGTGACGCGCTGGGCCTTCGATGCAGCCCAGGGCAAGTGCATCACCTTCAGCTATGGGGGCTGCAAGGGCAATGGGAACCAGTTCTACTCGGAGAAGGAGTGCAAGGAGTACTGCGGGGCTTCTCAGCTGGCAG